The genome window GATGGAAGTCAGTAGCACACCATCATCTACACACTCAATGCACAAATGCATCTCCTTAACCACAACACTTAGGAGGCCACCAATACACTGAGCAAATCCATCTTGGATTGAGCCTTCGGCATCAATAAATGAAAATGTGCCACTAGAGATCTCAGCAATAGCATGCATGGCGGCAGAATCATGATCTGAGCCGAAACCAAAGGTGTGGATCTGGACATGCTGAGCTGTTCCAGGAAGGATTGAAAGGGGGACAAGTGCACTGTAACTTATTTGAGCCCTGTCAGAAGAAGTGAGCGTATAGGTGTCTTGACCGTCAGAGAGAAGAATGATGCTGCAAACAGGATTCTTCAACCGACGGTCCGCAATCACTTTAGCACCTTTCTTTAGCCCGTCAGCAATGTTTGTGCCACCACTTGCAACAAGGGAACTGACAGCTTGCAAGGCTTGCTGCCGACCGGTTAATGTCATTCGGCGAAGAGGAAAGAGCCTCTGTGCTGTAGATGAGAAGGCAACGACAGACAGGCGGTCATTGGGTCCAAGGGTTTGGATGACAAAGCTCATAGCCTGCTTCAGAAGTGCAATTTTGGTCCCTGCCATGCTACCACTGACATCAAGCACAGTCACAAGGTCAAGAGGTGCACGGGAGCTCGATGAGTGCGAGGATTTTGGAGCCTTGAGATGGATCAAGATAGCAAAGACCTCCTGGGTCACTGATTGTTGTATAGCTGGAAATTCTGAATATGTCTTGATTTGAACTGAACCAGTCACTGATTGTTGTATAGCTGGAAATTCTGAATATGTCTTGATTTCAACTGAACCAGTCACTGGATTATGTTCATCCACTGTATCAGATCTAACATCTATATGCTCATCATCATTGAAAGCGCCTGCATCTGGAGTACGAAAGACAGGAAGGTGGTCCTGCAGGTTTCCACTGTATGTATGGGAAAGCCTGCGGACAACAGCCATGTGCCGTTCATCCTGGGGCCAATTTAGTGGGCTTACTCTAGCTCTTCCATAATTGGCACCTGCAGGTTGAGCGCCTGGGAGTTCTTTCCACTCAGCACGGCATATTGGGCAGATGAGGTTGCCATGCTTGACATTTGAAGAGATACAATGAAAATGAAATTTGTGGGAGCATTCAGCAGTGAACAAGGCTTGACCGTGCCCTGACCTCATGCCACCAAGGCAAATAGCACATAGCTTCTGAAATCAAGAAAGTTAAAAAAGATCAGCTGTCTAGCATCATAACTTGCAACTGAACAAAAGCATATATTCTGCCCTGACCAGCTGTAAAATGTTCCCTGCATATATCTAACCACATCAGAACACTAAAACCTAAAAGGTCGTGTGGTTTCAGGAATTTACAAGATGCTAAGCACCTCAGGAGGCGGAACAGCAAACGATCTGAAAATGGGTTACGCATTTCAAagggagattttttttaaaaaaagaaactaaaaagGTTCTGACTCACAAGTTTGAGAAACCACAACTTGCAAATCCTGAAGCTATCACAGGAATGTCCGCTAGTAAAACTTGCTCTACAAGTGTAGAATGCTCAGCTGGCTATCATCTATCATGGTTGACGAATAAGTTTTCATGGGAGAATTTGAGTATAAACACAGGTAGAAGTGTCTAATGCAGGCATCCTACTTAAAAGCATAAAATGACGGATGATTAGTTATCATCATTACAAAACAAGAAACCAGAATGACTAAACAATATGAAAATTCATTTCCCCGATTCAAAAATATCATGATCAGAAAGCAACTAGTCTTTACAATATAAATCTGTAACAGTGACTACAAATCAGAATATCTTGGTTCTTAGTTTCACTTTTCCTATCAGCTGGGAGTTCTTAGATGCACCTACCAACCAAGCAGAACACATGGAAAGACAAAGGAGCGGACAGCTGCCCAGTATTCAACTCTTTCCCTTTCAGTAAAAGTATGGTAGGAAAacccttttttttgggggggggggggggggggatattaGGGGAGACCCTTACGGCACATGAATACGAACACGTTAGCTCATGATTTAGTTAAGATTGTACCACAAGACTTCAGTATGCAATGTTCTTCAGAGTCCTAACGGGCTtgcagaaaaaaaatgtaacatGGTAAAACAGACCACCATGCAATATAATATACTGGATGTCTAATCTCCAAGTTCAGCCCAGTAACCCATCCAAGAATTCTCTTGTTGCGTCCTGACATTAATTGGCAATGcgagtttgattttttttctttcttttccgcCCTAACAATTCTTCAAGAAAACGGTGCAAACGCCCAGAATTAACGAATCCAGCAGAAAACGGGAGCATATGGCCCAAAGTTACTAGTAAAAAAGCGAACTTTGTTGGACTCCTACGGGAATCTTTGTCCAGCATCAAACCAAAAGAGCCATCAAAGAATTTTCCCAAAATTCGCACATAATCCAACGTCAAAGCAGCTATTTCTCCCTTATCTACACCAAAAAAAAATCGGTACACCACATCAATCAAACAAGAACAGAGAAAAAATAAACGACCATTTACCTGCGAGCTAAGGCTTCCAGAACTTGTCAGCCGGCGCATAGACACGGACGCCGACCCCGCCCACTCCTCCGTCAAAGAAGACGACGCCTCGACCGTTCCCTTCTCCGGCGGCGCGTCTTCGATGGCCCTCTGGCGCGCGGGCACGCCGATGCAGAGCCTGGTGGCGAGCGCGCGCTTGGCGCGACCCCACGCCGCCGCCATTGCTCTCGATCCTCAAAGGCGGCTCCTTTAGCACGAAATGTTGGAGATGCTCGGCCGAGGAAACTGAGTTTCGAGATCAGAAGCTGCTCGTTCGGGGTCAAATGGGTCTCCTCATCGCGATGGGAGCAGAGTTTGCGGTGGCCTCGGGCGTGGTTCGGCTTTGGGGGTTTTGTTCGTTGCGGGGCGAGGAAATTAAAGAGGGAGGACGATAGGGAGGACGGAAGAGGGAATAAGAAGGGGAAATCTTGTGCGTTTGACTTCCCATTTTGCCCCTGAGAGAAGTACTGAAAAGTTGATAGATTCTCTAAGGGCCCTTTGGTAATTTTCCATCACTCAGTTCCTAATTTGCATATTTGCCATTAAAAAAGATCTTATTGTATAATTGTCATAGAAGTGATGGTCAATCATCCATCCTGTCATTGTACTACCCGGACTAGTAATTGTAATCGTACATGTACCACATAAGAAGAATTAATTtagtaatatttttaaaaaatatgaaagataaatattaaatatctaagtatgaaaaataaataattaaaaattcaTTTAATCAACTCAGATAAATAGTAAAGATCATAATTAATAAATTATATAGAAGTATAGACTAACCCTATTCAACCGACACAAATGCCCCCCTTCTTTCTCCCTCCTCCCTATGAGCACACCCATGGCTATGACCATGACCTTGTCACTACAGTGTGTTGTTGACGCACTCATCTCCCTCTGTGTCGAGGAATCAACATTTAAGACAGTTCAATTGCAAAATTGTAGTTCACGTTTTTATAATGGCAAATCTGCAGTGGAGGGTTGAAATAGTGGCAAATATTCAATTTGCCCATTCACAAAATTCTAGACTGATTTGTGTTCGTCAATActacctatgttttcaaatagaTATTATTCTAGAATACGTACagtcaaattttaaaaactttgatcactaatatgCACAAAACTATTAGAATTTGACACATTTAAATGATAGTAGTGAATTTATCATATTTAtcatataaaatattttgacatcatctaatttttactAATAGATAGTTATCAAAAATAATGGttaaatatgtttatttgaaaTCATGTTGATATGCTAAACGATAAGTTAAAGAGAATGAATGTAGTATTTGTCTTCTATTTAGGCGAGGAATGGTCTTGTTTGATTTTTTCTCGATCTGTCATTGCGTTTTGCAGTGGGAAATTGGAAATTGGAATGAATCGGTTTGGTCAACTTGATGGTCATTCATAAACGCGGTGTATGAGTGTATCACGAAGCAAAATTGATTCTTTTCATTGTGAGGGTAAGACAGGCATATTGGCGAGCGACAAACTGCTTTTGTTTTGTTAGTGTGAGGGAGACTTTTAAGCCAACTAAACGGCTCGGGAGGATGATGTTTGACCGAATAATTAAAGATTAGCTGTGCCTTCGTCTTCGGAATGGCTGTTGCCCGTGGTGGCACCACGCTCCAAGAAACGTACCGGTAGAAGCAATTAAATTCCGTGGACCTAGCATCAGAGTCGGGATGGATTTTCTGCTTTCGGACGGTGCACGTTTTCGAAAGAAACTTCAACGGAACGTAGAGATAAAGGGCTCAGGATTTCAAATGGCAACAACGTGCTCGTTCGGTCACAGATCGCGTGCCCGGCGGAATGTCGTGCTCGGCGACCGCCGCCGCACGCGAGCATGGCCAGCGACCAATCGTCATGTACGACGTACTCACGGTCCATGCATgtcacgccccccccccccccccccgcctacCGCAACGCCGTACTTCCGCCTCGCCTCACGGTGTCCCGTGGCCGACTGGCCGGCCCGAGACGCCGTCCGCGAAAACCAGATATAAAATAGATTCCTATTTGAAGAGTGTTTAACTGTATGGATAAATTCATATTAACCTGTTAAATTTGGATCCAATTCAAGATTTTTCTTAAGAagtttcaaaaagaaataaatatagCATCGATTTGTACTAAGGAAAAAGTTCTTTATCGATGCCCCGCGCAACCCAGTGGCTAGCGTGATCACTCTTCAGTTCAGTGCACGCAAGAACGCGCCTGCGCGTGCGCGCGGGCTTCCAGAAACGACCCGGGCACGGGCGCACGGCTGGTTCTCGAGTATCCTGACGCAAACAGCTCACCACCTTCTCTCCCGCGCTCGCGCCGGTGCGCGGTCTCGGGGCGCGCCGTCGCCTCCACTCTAACGCGCGTGcgcgctcccgctcccgctccacCTCTGCTCCGCGGACCGCAGCGCAAGCCGTCCCCAGCCCGGCACTCGATCGGGCAGCCTCGGCAGCGGCGCCCGCTCGGTTTCCCCCTTCCACCACGTACGCCGTACCGGCGACTTGGCATGCCAGGCACGGACCTGCAGAACCTTGTGCGCTTCGGTCCGAACGACGCCGGTTCGTGCACATGCGCTTGCTAACCATTTGACCGGAACGTTGGGTGAGGCGGATGTATCTACTTGTGCAGACGCGTGCACGCGACGGTGAAGCTAGTGAATTGGTACGTAGCGCGTCCAGAAATCCGTTGCAATCATGGATTGGCATGTACATGCGTATAGCTATCTCATTGCTCACTAGTGGTTCAAATAGTAATTTACCAAGTCAACTGATGCTGATGCAATTCAATTCAAGTACGAGCAGATGGTAACCCAGTGCCTATCCGAGGGAAACGTGATCCATATTTGTTGATAAGGTGCATGCTGTCGTGTTCTCGTCAAGGTTTGGGTGCTAAGAAGGGGGGAAACACATAGAGTTTGACTCGCTAAAAGGCACCACCCACTGGAAAGCTTAGCTACTACACAGAGGTGGAAAGTTTAATCAACAAAGTCGAGCTGCATCAGAAATGTGCCGGATCTACCATGCACTGGTCAAAAGACGCAGATAAGAAGTTCGTGCCTGTATGTAAAAGAACACAACGTTTCCGTTGTCGAATTCTTATCCTTCCCTTCACGAATTCGACATGCTATTTTTGGTTCTTCAGTCCGTCGTTAATTCTCCGGTCCAATTTTCAGTGCGTCTGCTGATGACCATATAAAAAAGGTTTGTATAATTGTATGTGTATGGCTGAGCTCTGAATTAGTAAGTAGTGGTAAccactatctccccgaggtattCTGTCATTATCAGATCAAAGCATTAAAACTCTTTTTGCATCTGATTAACAACTAATAgtgagtcccctatcgctaacagTGATTTAATCCTAAGTGCGGAGGCTGCTCGTATTTCAGACaagaggccctcgtattctgcaatattgttagtggctgaaaaatataattgaactatatACCTGAGGAGGTTTCTGTTTGGTGAGATCAGGACCACTCTAGCTCCTGCTCTCTTCAGCATAAATgatccgtcgaagtgcatgatctAGTGCTCGTCCGCCTCTGGTAGTTGTACTTACTCGAGCTCAAAGGATGACTGCTGGACCATAAAATCGCCCAACGCCTGTGACTTGATAGTTGTTCAGGGGACAAATTGAAGATCAAACTCCctgagctctactgcccactttgttaTTCTTTTTGTCGCATTCCTATTGTGAAGAATTTTTCTAATCGGGAGCGATGAGATTACCTGATTTTATGGATCTGAAAGTAATGTCTAAACTTATGATTCCATTTTCATGAAATATCTCTCCAGAACTAGAAGCATCAGGATGAGCGTTCCTACTGATTTCAGTCCTATTGGTCAGCGACATATTTTCCCCAGTTGTGCAAAATGCTCCTTCTGGTTAACATGCCCTCTGAAAGTTATTCACTTGCGTGTGACTGAAGCCTCAAGGACACCCATATAGGAAGAGACGAAACTGAAAATTCAGTTTGCTGAGCAAGTACTCCAGCACTATCCTCTAAAACTTGCAAGAGAGGACTCAGAGCAGAGTACCCTGTTAGATTGATCTCTAACCCTAACTGGACCCAACGGCCCAATTGGGCAATTGATtagcgccctgatcgggggcgccCAGCCCACTATGGCTGGAGGGCCCCTGTCACCCTGCGCTATATAAAGAGGTGGGGGCCGGCGGCTCTTTTCACGAGGTTCGACTGAGCCGTACACCccaccgaaaccctaaccctaatccgaTCTAAGAGGGGCGCAGCCAGTGACGGGAAGCCACCAGCCGCGCCGCCCTGCTCCACCACGTCGACGGCTACACCGACACCGtccccgaccgtcgctgcccgTGCGCAGACTCCATCAACGAACGTGATGGAGGCATCTGGGTCATCTACTCCGGAGGTGTCAGGTtcgtccctctacctctcctctctgtctctctgtcTCTCAGTAGGTCTTTGATTCAATTGATAAGCTAGAACTCTCTCGGGTCTACCCTAGATAGATCCTTCAGTTCCaacaatggtatcagagcctcggttgctaGTCAGATCATGACAGGGGCTAGAATCGAAGGGAGGCTTACCTCGCCGTTGCTGACACCGCCGTAGCGTGGTTCACCGGCGCGCGGGGAGAAGAAGGCCGAGCCGGGGCGCTGCCCGCCGGGCTCTGGCCAAAAGGGGCGCCGCAGAGGCTTACCTCACCGTTGCTGACACCGCCGTAGCGCGGCTCGCTGGCGCGCGGGGAGAAGAAGGCCGAGCGAGGGCTGGCGACGGCGCCGAGTCCTCGGActtcgctcgctcgctcgtgcTCCGCTgcggctgagagagagagaagagagaggggcgAGTGAGCTAGGGTTTCGGCTGTCGCCGGCCGAGCGCCGTTTTGTTCGCGCGATACGGACGGACGACCGTCGGATCGGTGCGGACGGACGAGATTGAACGGGCCACCTCGCGGCCCAGGCGGGGGCGCGCGGCTGCGGAACTTTGCCGGCCCAGGCCCACGTTGCGGCCTGGGCAGGCAGTGCGCACGCGCGACAGAGAGGGACCGGGCTGGGTGCCGAGATGGGCCGAGCCGGTTGG of Phragmites australis chromosome 3, lpPhrAust1.1, whole genome shotgun sequence contains these proteins:
- the LOC133911564 gene encoding E3 ubiquitin-protein ligase WAV3-like, which codes for MAAAWGRAKRALATRLCIGVPARQRAIEDAPPEKGTVEASSSLTEEWAGSASVSMRRLTSSGSLSSQKLCAICLGGMRSGHGQALFTAECSHKFHFHCISSNVKHGNLICPICRAEWKELPGAQPAGANYGRARVSPLNWPQDERHMAVVRRLSHTYSGNLQDHLPVFRTPDAGAFNDDEHIDVRSDTVDEHNPVTGSVEIKTYSEFPAIQQSVTGSVQIKTYSEFPAIQQSVTQEVFAILIHLKAPKSSHSSSSRAPLDLVTVLDVSGSMAGTKIALLKQAMSFVIQTLGPNDRLSVVAFSSTAQRLFPLRRMTLTGRQQALQAVSSLVASGGTNIADGLKKGAKVIADRRLKNPVCSIILLSDGQDTYTLTSSDRAQISYSALVPLSILPGTAQHVQIHTFGFGSDHDSAAMHAIAEISSGTFSFIDAEGSIQDGFAQCIGGLLSVVVKEMHLCIECVDDGVLLTSIKSGGYTSQVVENGRSGSVDIGDLYADEERGFLVTLHVPAALGQTVLIIPTCTYQDSITMENIQLQGEEVSIQRPAHFVDCKMSPEVEREWHRVQATEDMSAARAAAEGGAFSQAVSILEGRRRILESQAAQSSDTQFLALITELREMQERVESRQRYEESGRAFMLAGLSSHSWQRATARGDSTELTTQIHTYQTPSMVDMLQRSQILVPPMAEMLNGSPTVAPTHRSSRPVRPTKSFSGWHP